In the genome of Ancylomarina subtilis, one region contains:
- a CDS encoding SpoIIE family protein phosphatase has translation MAKHSPHILVVDSNTATLKYIEFTLTGIGYKSTLAKNGLEAIEKTKNQHFDLIISDLYLPLMSGNDLVRQIRQTPEYKLTPFIFLSDNKEEETWIQNLNDGADDFITKPFKQEVFISKIRAHIKKTQLRKEITDHSRKHNLSFDKGNIVFCTHKDNKFKLPLQYIKTPVKIIKSDKNLFSYLKKENVWRIIIDDNAIWAISILDKISKTTEQLIPIDILISDSKDTDKIDYLLTNHIDSFLYKQLDERLIIHQINSSVQQELNLKNKYFNALNTAAKQSPVRFENQYNEDIHDFNIQVIHQAYNKLAGGDFYETFDVDKQKKIIVVGDVMGKKWDAWFFVPAYIAYIRSTINFFMNREEFDFIKSPGKFLEIINQSIFKDLKLSEVFTTLSIIGICSKTSQISIASAGALQPLFYNAKENKLTQLNIVGTLLGVIPDAHYLSLIQDFNQGDKLLLYTDGYVEAVNDRTGSMIGEDVFLNSIKQVVSKRTIRLADIETQLIHTLNISKFDDDRTLFLVQKN, from the coding sequence ATGGCAAAACATTCACCCCACATATTAGTCGTTGATAGCAATACAGCAACGCTTAAGTATATTGAGTTTACCCTCACAGGTATTGGCTATAAATCGACATTGGCAAAGAATGGATTAGAAGCCATTGAAAAAACAAAAAATCAACACTTTGACTTAATCATATCCGACCTTTATTTACCACTAATGAGCGGAAATGATTTGGTTAGACAAATTCGACAAACACCTGAATATAAGCTCACACCATTCATTTTTCTATCAGACAACAAAGAAGAAGAAACATGGATTCAAAACTTAAATGACGGTGCTGATGACTTTATAACAAAACCTTTCAAACAAGAAGTTTTTATATCAAAAATCAGAGCCCATATAAAGAAAACACAACTCAGAAAGGAGATTACTGATCACTCAAGAAAGCACAACCTCAGTTTCGATAAAGGGAACATCGTCTTTTGCACTCACAAAGACAATAAGTTTAAATTGCCTCTACAATACATAAAAACACCTGTCAAGATCATTAAATCTGACAAAAATTTATTCTCATACCTCAAAAAGGAGAATGTTTGGCGAATTATAATTGACGACAATGCCATTTGGGCCATTTCAATTCTGGATAAAATTAGCAAAACGACAGAACAACTTATTCCCATTGACATCTTAATTTCAGACTCAAAAGATACTGATAAGATTGATTATCTTTTAACCAACCACATCGACTCGTTTCTTTATAAACAACTCGACGAAAGATTAATTATTCATCAGATAAACTCATCGGTTCAGCAAGAGCTGAATTTGAAAAATAAATATTTCAATGCTCTAAATACGGCAGCTAAACAATCACCTGTTCGTTTCGAGAATCAATATAATGAGGATATTCACGACTTCAACATCCAGGTAATTCACCAGGCATACAACAAATTGGCTGGTGGTGACTTTTATGAAACCTTCGATGTCGATAAGCAGAAAAAAATTATTGTCGTTGGTGACGTGATGGGTAAAAAATGGGATGCCTGGTTCTTTGTACCTGCCTATATTGCCTATATCCGAAGTACAATTAACTTTTTTATGAATCGAGAGGAATTCGATTTTATAAAATCACCCGGTAAGTTTCTCGAAATAATCAATCAATCTATTTTTAAAGATTTAAAACTCAGCGAGGTTTTCACAACACTAAGTATCATTGGCATTTGTTCAAAAACATCACAAATCAGCATTGCTTCAGCTGGAGCACTTCAACCCTTATTTTACAATGCCAAAGAAAATAAACTAACCCAACTTAATATTGTGGGAACACTTCTGGGTGTCATTCCCGATGCACACTACCTCAGTTTAATACAGGATTTCAATCAGGGTGACAAACTCCTACTCTATACTGATGGCTATGTTGAAGCTGTAAACGATCGAACAGGAAGTATGATTGGTGAAGATGTTTTCCTTAATAGCATCAAACAAGTCGTAAGTAAAAGAACAATTCGTCTTGCTGATATTGAAACCCAACTGATACACACACTGAATATTTCCAAGTTTGATGATGACAGAACACTCTTTCTTGTTCAAAAAAATTAG
- a CDS encoding putative LPS assembly protein LptD, protein MQLKLQQKLFILFIFSLVPLNIFAGLNLVNNESPGWESSSDALEEVNWYAELLQQVDSLNLKSGTKKNVENDSLSADSSANKKKPFLETAIEYNADDSVTFSLTGQKVYLTNNAFVKYGATELRAYYIELDIAKKEAFAYGIKDSTGTFIHTPEFKDGAEEFTCKELKYNFETGKGLVNEVITEQESGYVHSELTKRMDENTFFLKNGKYTTCDHPHPHFYVRMTKAKMIKDDKIVSGPLHMVLEDVPLPIGLPFGFFPFSSKYSSGILLPSYGEEQRRGFNLRGGGYYWAINDYVDLAIRGDVFSNGSWGGYLESKYKKRYRYSGRLQTEYHRNKYGDKGLDDYSEVKDFAVRWTHTQDAKANPYRTFSASVNFSTSENDRNNSTNINKIVNNQKQSSISYSKKWPGSPFSLNGSLRHSQNSRDTTIALTLPSLSLNMTQIYPFRSKGKSSNLKWYDKIGVSYTSKMENRVNIKEKKLMSSSLTKDWKNGYQHSIPVTTNFKLTRDLTLSPTLNYQGVLYSRSIRRRWEETLNDNKGGIVDDTIQGFQYAHNYSTSASLSLSPKIYGMYTFKKTSKIEAIRHVMTPSISVSYTPEIGVDRDKYYRTYKKDGQDIEYSIFDGSLYGTPTGAKESGSINLSLDNNIEAKVRTANDTTGNEDFKKVKLLESLKFSTSYDMFKDSLNWSNIRINGRTKIFNNKLDLSFNSTVDPYALNANNIKINKFGPRLTNASIDVGFRLSSSDFKGDSEEENKGDKKQDQIQYVQFDVPWSFSLDYGWTYSKPTVKSNVNQNIGLRGDFSLTPKWKINFSTGYDFANKAITATQFSLTRDLHCWQMTFNTIPFGTYQSYNFRINVKSSVLQDLKYEKKKVWQDY, encoded by the coding sequence TTGCAATTGAAATTACAACAGAAGCTTTTTATACTTTTCATTTTTAGCTTAGTTCCGTTAAATATATTTGCGGGTTTAAATCTAGTAAACAATGAAAGTCCTGGCTGGGAGTCTTCTTCGGATGCTCTTGAGGAAGTAAATTGGTATGCAGAACTTTTGCAACAGGTTGATTCTTTAAATCTGAAGTCGGGGACTAAGAAGAATGTAGAGAATGATTCTTTATCTGCAGATTCAAGTGCAAATAAAAAGAAACCTTTTCTTGAGACGGCTATCGAATACAATGCTGATGATAGTGTCACATTTTCGCTTACAGGGCAGAAAGTATATCTAACCAATAATGCTTTTGTAAAATACGGTGCAACGGAGTTGCGAGCCTACTATATTGAGCTCGATATTGCCAAAAAAGAAGCGTTTGCATACGGTATAAAAGACAGCACGGGTACATTTATTCATACACCAGAGTTTAAAGACGGAGCTGAGGAGTTTACGTGTAAAGAGTTAAAGTATAATTTTGAGACAGGTAAAGGCTTAGTTAATGAAGTGATTACGGAGCAGGAAAGTGGTTACGTTCATAGTGAACTAACTAAAAGAATGGATGAGAATACTTTCTTTTTAAAAAATGGGAAATACACAACTTGTGATCACCCTCATCCACACTTTTATGTGCGAATGACAAAGGCTAAGATGATTAAGGATGATAAAATTGTATCTGGTCCTTTACATATGGTTTTGGAAGATGTGCCATTGCCTATTGGACTTCCTTTTGGATTCTTCCCTTTTAGCAGCAAGTATTCTTCGGGTATCTTATTGCCGAGTTATGGTGAGGAGCAACGTAGGGGATTTAATTTGCGTGGTGGAGGTTATTACTGGGCAATTAATGATTACGTGGATTTGGCAATTCGTGGTGATGTTTTTTCTAACGGTTCATGGGGGGGGTACCTTGAATCGAAATATAAAAAACGCTACAGATATAGCGGTCGTTTGCAAACCGAATATCATAGAAATAAATATGGTGACAAAGGTTTAGATGATTACTCAGAGGTGAAGGATTTTGCGGTTAGATGGACACATACTCAAGATGCAAAAGCAAATCCTTACCGAACTTTTTCTGCTTCGGTAAACTTTTCTACCTCAGAGAATGATAGGAATAACTCGACCAATATCAATAAGATTGTGAACAACCAGAAGCAATCGAGTATTTCGTACAGTAAGAAGTGGCCAGGTAGTCCTTTTAGTTTGAACGGGTCTTTACGTCACTCTCAGAATAGTCGTGACACAACCATTGCGTTGACTTTACCAAGTTTATCACTTAATATGACTCAAATTTATCCTTTTAGAAGCAAAGGAAAGAGTTCCAATTTGAAGTGGTATGATAAAATTGGTGTGAGTTATACCTCGAAAATGGAGAATAGAGTCAATATTAAAGAAAAGAAGCTGATGTCCTCTTCTCTGACTAAAGACTGGAAAAACGGTTATCAGCATAGTATTCCTGTTACTACGAATTTTAAGTTGACACGTGATTTAACCTTGTCGCCAACTCTTAATTATCAGGGTGTTTTGTATTCCCGTTCAATTCGCAGGCGTTGGGAAGAAACATTGAATGATAATAAAGGGGGGATTGTAGATGATACGATTCAGGGCTTTCAGTATGCACACAATTATTCTACATCAGCATCATTGTCTTTAAGCCCAAAGATATATGGGATGTATACTTTTAAAAAGACCTCAAAGATTGAAGCGATTCGTCACGTGATGACCCCATCGATTAGTGTGAGTTACACACCAGAGATTGGTGTTGATCGGGATAAGTATTACAGAACTTATAAAAAAGACGGTCAGGATATTGAATATTCAATTTTTGATGGAAGCCTATATGGTACACCAACCGGGGCAAAGGAGTCTGGAAGTATTAATTTAAGTTTGGATAATAATATCGAAGCAAAAGTTAGAACTGCAAATGACACCACCGGGAATGAGGATTTTAAGAAAGTGAAGCTTCTGGAGAGTCTTAAGTTTTCTACCAGTTACGATATGTTTAAGGATTCTTTAAACTGGTCGAATATTCGAATAAACGGTCGCACAAAGATCTTCAACAATAAACTCGACCTGAGCTTTAATTCAACGGTAGATCCTTATGCGCTAAATGCGAATAATATTAAGATCAATAAATTTGGTCCACGATTAACGAATGCTTCAATTGACGTAGGTTTCAGATTGTCCTCAAGTGATTTTAAAGGAGATAGTGAAGAAGAGAATAAGGGGGATAAAAAGCAGGATCAGATTCAGTACGTTCAGTTTGATGTGCCTTGGTCATTCTCATTGGATTATGGATGGACTTATTCAAAACCAACTGTAAAGAGTAACGTTAATCAGAATATAGGATTGCGTGGTGATTTTAGTTTGACTCCAAAATGGAAAATTAATTTCTCTACGGGTTACGATTTTGCAAACAAGGCAATTACTGCTACTCAATTTTCATTGACGAGAGATTTGCATTGCTGGCAAATGACCTTTAATACGATTCCATTCGGTACTTATCAATCCTATAATTTTAGAATTAATGTGAAATCTTCAGTGCTTCAGGATTTGAAATACGAGAAGAAAAAGGTTTGGCAAGACTATTAG
- a CDS encoding Hpt domain-containing protein → MDSSTQIIDLSYLKEMSGNNKDIMIEMVEIFIEQNPEFTEGISNHFKNKQWAQLGAIAHKAKSSVRIMGMSELGDCLEKIEHYSKGNKKIELQNKITDNHKLDDEDLKIWNNVQNEDINDINLEYIPELVSYFLTQSPKAISELEKALHEL, encoded by the coding sequence ATGGATTCTAGTACTCAAATCATTGATTTATCATACTTAAAAGAAATGTCTGGTAACAATAAAGACATCATGATAGAAATGGTTGAAATCTTTATCGAACAAAATCCCGAATTTACTGAAGGTATTTCGAACCATTTTAAAAACAAACAATGGGCTCAATTGGGAGCGATTGCTCACAAAGCAAAGTCGTCTGTCAGAATAATGGGGATGAGTGAATTGGGTGACTGTCTGGAAAAAATTGAACACTATTCAAAGGGAAATAAAAAAATTGAACTTCAAAATAAAATTACCGATAATCATAAACTCGATGATGAGGACTTAAAGATATGGAACAACGTACAAAACGAAGACATTAATGATATCAATCTGGAATATATTCCGGAACTTGTCAGCTATTTCCTTACCCAAAGTCCCAAAGCGATTTCAGAACTAGAAAAAGCTTTACACGAGCTTTAA
- a CDS encoding anthranilate synthase component II, whose amino-acid sequence MKIVIIDNFDSFTYNLAHAVEQFSDEVIVMRNNNVDWKTIDDCDKIIFSPGPGLPGTVKVMGEILDQYKTTKPILGVCLGMQYIGIYFGGEIFNIDKIIHGIPKSTFVTDKKECLFQNVPSIFQSGRYHSWALNREKLPSCLKITATDDDKLIMAIRHNELDICGVQFHPESIMTEQGSEMIKNWIAS is encoded by the coding sequence GTGAAAATCGTCATCATTGATAATTTCGACTCATTTACCTACAACCTTGCTCATGCTGTGGAACAATTCTCGGATGAAGTCATTGTTATGCGCAACAATAACGTGGATTGGAAAACAATTGACGATTGTGATAAAATTATATTTTCACCAGGTCCTGGCTTACCCGGAACTGTGAAAGTTATGGGTGAAATTCTCGATCAATACAAAACGACTAAACCAATTTTAGGGGTTTGTTTAGGAATGCAATATATTGGAATCTATTTTGGTGGAGAAATCTTCAATATCGACAAAATTATTCATGGCATCCCAAAATCAACCTTCGTAACAGACAAAAAAGAATGCTTATTTCAGAATGTACCATCGATATTCCAATCAGGTCGGTATCATTCGTGGGCATTGAACAGAGAAAAACTCCCCTCTTGTCTTAAAATTACAGCTACTGATGATGACAAGCTCATAATGGCAATTCGCCATAATGAACTTGACATTTGCGGTGTTCAATTTCATCCCGAATCAATCATGACAGAACAGGGATCTGAAATGATAAAAAACTGGATTGCGTCTTAA
- a CDS encoding PQ-loop repeat-containing protein has translation MTPNEIIGWMGSILFAICGLPQVIHTFKTQKVDDLNELFIWLWFLGEVFTFWYIIIDDITNKVYHIPLYFNYLFNLIMVFYLIYAKYRYNSKPTSLAILKRRVIK, from the coding sequence ATGACTCCAAACGAAATTATTGGCTGGATGGGCAGCATCCTTTTTGCTATTTGCGGATTACCTCAGGTTATACACACTTTTAAAACACAAAAAGTAGATGACCTCAATGAGCTATTTATATGGCTGTGGTTTTTGGGTGAGGTGTTCACTTTTTGGTATATTATTATCGATGATATCACCAACAAAGTCTATCACATTCCACTATATTTCAACTACCTGTTCAACTTAATTATGGTATTCTATCTGATCTACGCCAAATATCGCTACAACAGCAAACCAACCTCACTGGCAATTTTAAAGCGTCGGGTAATCAAATAA